The Acidobacteriota bacterium genome includes a region encoding these proteins:
- a CDS encoding non-canonical purine NTP pyrophosphatase produces MSGGAFSQGPWVLVTGNENKRREAERIVGRRLETAAIDLPEIQSGDLIQVLRFKAEAAWQRLERPVVVEETGLELACMNGFPGPLVKWMLEAVGDEGIANVAIRAGDPRVVARCALMLRNGDQEVIAEGTTAGKLVLPPRGGGGFGWDPVFEPDGLERTYAELGDEVKDRIGHRGRAWRQFLRALDGPEEADHER; encoded by the coding sequence GTGAGTGGCGGAGCTTTCAGCCAGGGACCGTGGGTGCTGGTCACCGGCAACGAGAACAAGCGGCGCGAGGCGGAGCGGATCGTCGGCCGCCGGCTGGAGACAGCGGCGATCGACCTGCCGGAGATCCAGTCCGGCGACCTCATCCAGGTGCTGCGGTTCAAGGCGGAGGCTGCGTGGCAGCGGCTCGAGCGGCCGGTCGTTGTCGAGGAGACCGGTCTGGAACTGGCCTGCATGAACGGCTTTCCGGGGCCGCTGGTCAAGTGGATGTTGGAGGCGGTGGGTGACGAGGGCATCGCGAACGTGGCCATTCGGGCCGGTGATCCCCGGGTGGTCGCGCGATGTGCCCTCATGCTCAGGAATGGCGACCAGGAAGTGATCGCCGAGGGCACGACGGCCGGCAAACTCGTGCTGCCGCCGCGAGGAGGGGGCGGCTTCGGCTGGGACCCGGTGTTCGAGCCGGATGGACTCGAACGGACCTACGCGGAGTTAGGCGATGAGGTCAAGGACCGGATTGGCCACCGAGGCCGTGCCTGGCGCCAGTTCCTGCGGGCGCTCGATGGCCCGGAAGAGGCTGATCATGAGCGCTGA
- the coaE gene encoding dephospho-CoA kinase (Dephospho-CoA kinase (CoaE) performs the final step in coenzyme A biosynthesis.) → MTALRVGLTGGIASGKSTVGAMLAELGCVVTDADALVAELYRSGQPGAQAVADLFGPQMLRADGSVDKDALGRAVFADPASRKRLEQAIHPLVGQRYLEILDSAGDGAVVVFEVPLLAETGGRGRYDAVVTVEAPAALRLDRAVRRGLDRDQAAARMEAQARSEDRRAAADFVIENTGNLAELRAHVEAVHSALKRQAQRS, encoded by the coding sequence ATGACTGCTCTACGGGTTGGGCTCACCGGCGGCATCGCCAGCGGCAAGTCGACTGTCGGCGCGATGCTGGCGGAGTTGGGCTGCGTGGTCACCGACGCCGACGCCCTGGTCGCCGAGCTCTATCGCTCCGGCCAGCCCGGAGCCCAAGCGGTTGCCGACCTCTTTGGGCCGCAAATGCTCCGGGCCGACGGCTCCGTCGACAAGGACGCACTGGGCAGGGCCGTCTTCGCCGACCCGGCCAGCCGCAAGCGCCTCGAGCAGGCGATCCATCCACTGGTCGGGCAGCGCTACCTGGAGATCCTGGACTCAGCCGGCGACGGCGCAGTCGTCGTCTTCGAAGTGCCGCTGCTGGCCGAGACCGGCGGTCGTGGACGGTACGACGCCGTGGTCACCGTCGAGGCACCGGCCGCCCTTCGCCTGGACCGAGCTGTCCGACGCGGTCTGGACCGCGACCAGGCGGCTGCGCGGATGGAGGCGCAGGCCCGATCCGAAGACCGTCGCGCGGCCGCGGACTTCGTGATCGAGAACACCGGAAACCTGGCTGAACTCCGCGCCCACGTCGAGGCTGTGCACTCAGCCTTGAAGCGTCAGGCTCAGCGCTCATGA
- the rplM gene encoding 50S ribosomal protein L13, with translation MTAIARARTANPTYSPKVGEIERRWYVVDAEGATLGRLATRVARILTGKNKPTYARHIDVGDFVVVVNAEKAVLTGGKDDKKIYYRHSGQPGKLKSETAGRLRGRRPTRLVELAVRGMLPKNRLGRRQLRKLKVYAGAEHPHAAQQPEPIAIEGSPS, from the coding sequence ATGACCGCAATAGCCAGAGCAAGGACGGCGAACCCGACCTACAGCCCCAAGGTGGGCGAGATCGAGCGCCGCTGGTACGTGGTGGACGCGGAAGGCGCGACGCTCGGACGTCTGGCTACGCGGGTGGCGCGCATCCTGACGGGCAAGAACAAGCCCACATACGCTCGCCACATCGATGTCGGTGACTTCGTGGTGGTTGTCAACGCCGAGAAGGCGGTTCTCACCGGCGGCAAGGACGACAAGAAGATCTACTACCGCCACAGCGGACAGCCCGGAAAGCTCAAGTCGGAGACTGCCGGCCGCCTGCGCGGGCGCCGGCCGACCAGGCTCGTGGAACTGGCGGTGCGGGGGATGCTGCCCAAGAACCGCCTGGGCCGCAGGCAACTGAGGAAGCTCAAGGTCTATGCCGGAGCGGAACATCCGCATGCGGCACAGCAGCCGGAACCGATCGCGATCGAGGGGAGTCCGAGTTGA
- the rpsI gene encoding 30S ribosomal protein S9, with protein MTEASYGTGRRKTATARVFLRPGSGEMTVNGMGMDDYFSSEVLKMIVRQPLQVAEKEGDVDISCTVRGGGSSGQAGAIRHGLSRALVDFDPELREPLKAAGFMTRDPRRKERKKYGQKGARARFQFSKR; from the coding sequence TTGACGGAAGCGAGTTACGGAACGGGCCGCCGCAAGACGGCCACGGCGCGCGTCTTCCTGCGCCCGGGAAGCGGCGAGATGACGGTCAACGGCATGGGAATGGACGACTACTTCAGCAGCGAAGTGCTGAAGATGATCGTCCGCCAGCCCCTGCAGGTGGCCGAGAAGGAGGGCGATGTCGACATCTCGTGCACGGTCCGCGGAGGCGGCAGTTCGGGCCAGGCAGGCGCCATCCGGCACGGCCTCTCGCGTGCGCTGGTGGACTTCGATCCGGAGCTCCGCGAACCGCTCAAGGCGGCCGGGTTCATGACCCGGGATCCGCGGCGCAAGGAACGCAAGAAGTACGGTCAGAAGGGTGCGCGCGCCCGCTTCCAGTTCAGCAAGAGATAG
- the rpsB gene encoding 30S ribosomal protein S2: MAHVTMKEMLEAGVHFGHQTRRWNPKMRSYIFGRRNGIYIIDLQQTLQRFREAAEYVEHMARMGRRLLFVGTKRQAQQAVEEEARRCGQFYVTHRWLGGTLTNFVTIRASVERLQDTEKKLADEESLLTKKERLRLERERDKMVRNLDGIRDMERLPDALFVVDPRREHIAIAEANKLNIPVVAIVDTNCDPELVDHVIPGNDDAIRTIRLFAGRIADSYIEGAAAWSKGDEGEAETAVAVEADGEAEEPVESSDPEGPSEPVEPVEVAAEPVESAAEPAEPVESAAEPVESAAEPVESAAEPVEATAEPAEPATDVAEPAAAGGSA; this comes from the coding sequence TTGGCTCACGTCACGATGAAGGAGATGCTGGAGGCCGGCGTCCACTTCGGTCATCAGACGAGGCGCTGGAATCCGAAGATGCGCAGCTACATCTTCGGCCGGCGCAACGGCATCTACATCATCGATCTTCAGCAGACCCTGCAGCGGTTCCGCGAGGCCGCGGAGTACGTCGAGCACATGGCCCGCATGGGGCGCCGTCTGCTGTTCGTCGGCACGAAGCGACAGGCGCAACAGGCGGTCGAGGAGGAGGCGCGGCGCTGCGGCCAGTTCTACGTCACCCATCGGTGGCTTGGCGGCACGCTGACCAACTTCGTCACCATCCGCGCCTCGGTCGAGCGCCTTCAGGATACGGAGAAGAAGCTCGCCGACGAGGAGAGCCTCCTGACCAAGAAGGAACGCCTCCGGCTCGAGCGCGAGCGGGACAAGATGGTCCGCAACCTGGATGGCATCCGGGACATGGAACGGCTCCCGGACGCGCTCTTCGTCGTCGATCCGCGGCGTGAGCACATTGCAATCGCGGAGGCGAACAAGTTGAACATCCCGGTCGTGGCGATCGTGGATACGAACTGCGATCCGGAACTCGTGGACCACGTGATTCCGGGCAACGACGACGCCATCCGCACGATTCGCCTGTTTGCCGGCCGAATAGCCGACTCCTACATCGAGGGCGCCGCCGCCTGGAGCAAGGGCGACGAGGGGGAAGCGGAAACGGCGGTCGCCGTCGAGGCTGACGGCGAAGCGGAGGAGCCGGTGGAGAGTTCGGATCCGGAAGGGCCGTCCGAACCCGTCGAGCCTGTCGAGGTGGCAGCGGAGCCTGTCGAGTCGGCAGCCGAGCCCGCCGAGCCAGTCGAGTCAGCCGCCGAGCCAGTCGAGTCAGCCGCCGAGCCAGTCGAGTCAGCCGCCGAGCCAGTCGAGGCAACCGCCGAGCCAGCCGAACCGGCAACCGATGTGGCGGAGCCCGCAGCGGCCGGCGGCAGCGCCTGA
- the tsf gene encoding translation elongation factor Ts — protein MSKAVTVAMVKELRERTGAGMMDCKNALVETGGDVEAALDALRKKGLASAAKKAGRATSDGLVVSYIHAGGKIGVLLEINCETDFVARTDDFQQLAHDLSLHVAASQPRFIGRDEVTADVLEREKRIHREQAIESGKPEHIIERIVEGRMSKFFGENCLLEQPFVKDTDRKVEDVLKEAIAKLGENMRICRFARFQLGGDSTVAAAVSPAEGSS, from the coding sequence ATGAGCAAGGCAGTGACAGTCGCGATGGTCAAGGAGCTCCGCGAGCGGACCGGCGCGGGCATGATGGACTGCAAGAACGCCCTGGTCGAGACCGGCGGCGACGTCGAGGCGGCTCTCGACGCGCTGCGCAAGAAGGGACTGGCCTCCGCGGCCAAGAAGGCGGGCCGCGCGACGAGTGACGGTCTCGTGGTCTCCTACATCCACGCCGGCGGCAAGATCGGCGTGCTGCTCGAGATCAACTGCGAGACGGACTTCGTGGCCCGCACGGACGACTTCCAGCAGTTGGCGCACGATCTGTCGCTTCATGTGGCCGCCAGCCAGCCCCGGTTCATCGGTCGCGATGAGGTGACTGCGGACGTCCTGGAACGGGAGAAGAGGATCCACCGGGAACAGGCCATCGAGTCGGGCAAGCCCGAACACATCATCGAGCGGATCGTCGAAGGCCGAATGTCGAAGTTCTTCGGCGAGAACTGCCTTCTGGAACAGCCGTTCGTCAAGGACACGGACCGGAAGGTCGAGGACGTGCTGAAGGAGGCGATCGCTAAGCTGGGCGAGAACATGCGCATCTGCCGTTTCGCCAGGTTCCAGCTCGGCGGCGACTCGACCGTGGCCGCGGCCGTCTCTCCGGCTGAAGGTTCGTCCTGA
- the pyrH gene encoding UMP kinase yields the protein MTAAASEPAYRRILLKLSGEALMGDKPFGIDEAVVARIAGQIRDVFELGVEIGIVVGGGNVIRGLAASHRGVERATGDYMGMLATVINSLAMQDALEKTDVPTRVQTALEMKSVAEPFIRRRAIRHLEKGRVVIFGAGTGNPYLTTDTAAALRANEIQAEILLKATQVDGVYSADPRRDAGAKRLPEVTYQEVLERNLGIMDAAAISLCRENDLPIAVFDLGTPGNIRRVVLGERVGSLVT from the coding sequence ATGACAGCCGCCGCTTCCGAGCCGGCCTACCGCCGCATCCTGCTCAAGCTGTCGGGGGAAGCCCTGATGGGCGACAAGCCGTTCGGCATCGATGAGGCCGTGGTGGCCAGGATTGCCGGTCAGATCCGGGATGTCTTCGAGCTTGGCGTGGAGATCGGCATCGTCGTCGGAGGGGGCAACGTGATCCGGGGCCTGGCCGCGAGCCATCGCGGCGTCGAGCGGGCGACGGGCGACTACATGGGCATGCTGGCGACGGTGATCAACAGTCTGGCGATGCAGGACGCGTTGGAGAAGACCGACGTTCCGACCCGGGTGCAGACGGCGCTGGAAATGAAGAGCGTCGCCGAGCCGTTCATTCGTCGCCGGGCGATCCGGCACTTGGAGAAGGGTCGCGTCGTGATCTTCGGCGCCGGCACCGGCAACCCATACCTGACGACGGACACCGCCGCGGCGCTCCGCGCCAATGAGATCCAGGCCGAGATTCTGCTCAAGGCAACCCAGGTCGATGGCGTCTATAGCGCCGACCCGCGCCGGGACGCCGGGGCGAAGCGCCTGCCCGAAGTGACCTATCAGGAGGTCCTGGAACGCAACCTGGGCATCATGGACGCGGCCGCGATCAGCCTGTGCCGTGAGAACGACCTGCCGATCGCCGTGTTCGACCTGGGCACCCCGGGCAACATCCGGCGTGTGGTTCTGGGCGAGAGGGTCGGTTCGCTGGTCACGTGA
- the frr gene encoding ribosome recycling factor — MQELFLEIELKMRDGVDHLHEELKTLRTGRASTALLDGVTVEYYGTPTPLNQLASLSVADATLLVAQPFDPTQIAAIERAILVADLGLNPSNDGRIVRIPVPPLTQERRQEMVKRAHEIAERFRNSVRGVRREGNDRLKQMEKAKEISQDDERRGFDEMQKLHDHYIGLVNQALANKEKDILEV, encoded by the coding sequence ATGCAGGAGCTTTTCTTGGAGATCGAGCTCAAGATGAGGGATGGCGTCGACCACCTTCACGAGGAGCTGAAGACGCTACGGACCGGTCGGGCGTCGACGGCGCTGCTCGATGGAGTGACGGTCGAGTACTACGGTACGCCGACGCCGCTCAATCAGCTAGCCAGCCTGTCCGTCGCCGACGCCACCCTGCTCGTGGCGCAGCCGTTCGACCCGACCCAGATCGCGGCGATCGAACGCGCGATCCTGGTGGCCGACCTGGGCCTGAATCCCTCCAACGACGGCAGGATCGTTCGCATCCCGGTACCTCCGCTCACGCAGGAGCGGCGCCAGGAAATGGTGAAGCGCGCCCACGAGATTGCCGAGCGCTTCCGCAACTCGGTGCGGGGTGTCCGGCGTGAGGGCAACGACCGCCTGAAACAGATGGAGAAGGCCAAGGAGATCTCTCAGGACGACGAGCGGCGAGGCTTCGACGAGATGCAGAAGCTCCATGACCACTACATCGGTCTGGTGAACCAGGCTCTGGCGAACAAGGAGAAGGACATCCTCGAGGTATAG
- the ispF gene encoding 2-C-methyl-D-erythritol 2,4-cyclodiphosphate synthase, translating into MTIHAIVPAAGEGRRFGGGRPKQFSLLLDRPVLAWTVERVASVPMVDRVVVAAPAGKVRETQEMLAAEVTSRPGLDVTAVEGGARRQDSVAAALAAAAADPSDWVAVHDGARPCLSAPDLEAVVRAAAESGGAGAVLGRPVSDTLKTVTAGRLGATVDRASLFRAETPQVFRAAALAAALDRAAAQETEVSDESSLFEPGSVAAVVASRPNPKLTDPSDRATIEALLRSRRKADEVVARAVGHGYDVHRLRPGRPLILGGQRIPHELGLDGHSDADVVLHAIGDALLGAAGLGDLGVHFPPSDDAWRGADSSDLLRRIVGRVRENGFEVRNCDVTLVAERPRMAPYRAAIEDHVARLLGLDAGRMNFKATTHEGLGPLGRGEGMAAEAVVLLERRLR; encoded by the coding sequence GTGACCATCCACGCCATCGTCCCTGCTGCCGGAGAGGGCAGACGGTTCGGTGGCGGTCGGCCGAAGCAGTTCTCGCTGCTCCTCGACCGTCCGGTACTGGCGTGGACGGTCGAGCGGGTTGCCTCCGTCCCCATGGTCGACCGCGTGGTCGTGGCGGCCCCGGCCGGGAAAGTTCGCGAGACGCAGGAGATGCTGGCGGCGGAAGTCACGTCACGGCCAGGTCTCGACGTCACCGCAGTGGAGGGGGGCGCGCGCCGGCAGGACTCCGTCGCCGCCGCGCTCGCGGCGGCGGCCGCGGATCCGTCCGACTGGGTTGCCGTTCACGACGGCGCGCGGCCCTGTCTGAGCGCGCCGGACCTCGAGGCCGTCGTCCGGGCGGCGGCGGAGAGCGGCGGGGCCGGTGCGGTCCTCGGACGCCCGGTCAGCGACACTCTGAAGACCGTCACGGCCGGCCGGCTCGGTGCGACGGTCGATCGGGCCAGCCTCTTTCGGGCCGAGACCCCCCAGGTCTTTCGCGCCGCGGCTCTGGCGGCCGCGCTCGACCGGGCGGCCGCGCAGGAAACCGAGGTGAGCGACGAGAGCAGCCTCTTCGAGCCCGGTTCGGTCGCCGCCGTCGTGGCGTCCCGGCCCAACCCGAAGCTCACCGACCCCTCGGATCGCGCCACGATCGAGGCGTTGCTGCGGTCGCGGCGGAAGGCTGACGAGGTCGTCGCCAGGGCCGTCGGCCACGGCTACGACGTCCACCGGCTGCGGCCGGGGCGGCCCCTGATCCTCGGTGGGCAGCGGATTCCGCACGAACTCGGTCTCGACGGTCACAGCGATGCGGACGTCGTGCTCCATGCGATCGGCGACGCGCTGCTCGGCGCTGCGGGGCTCGGCGATCTGGGAGTCCACTTTCCGCCGTCGGACGATGCCTGGCGCGGGGCCGACAGCTCGGACCTGCTGCGCCGGATCGTGGGTCGGGTGCGGGAGAACGGGTTCGAGGTCAGGAACTGCGACGTGACGCTGGTCGCCGAGCGGCCGCGCATGGCGCCCTACCGCGCGGCGATCGAGGACCACGTCGCGCGGCTGCTCGGGCTGGACGCCGGGCGAATGAACTTCAAGGCGACGACCCATGAGGGACTCGGACCCCTGGGGCGAGGCGAGGGCATGGCGGCCGAGGCCGTCGTGCTGCTCGAACGGCGGCTCAGATGA
- a CDS encoding RNA methyltransferase → MSGPEGRGPSRESVARWRLGFQPVREVLRSHPHDVVEVVIGRTPGERRRTIEDLCARHGVPVRSVSGSDLRSRLGAVGVDQAAARGFAACLAPRKRGGTPLAPADPELLVLVEDVQDPRNLGALLRVCEGAGVGRVLIRDRGSAPLSAAVAGTAAGAVDWLDVERIVNSAREIERLKRDGFWVYGADAGGVSPWTVDLSGPIVLCIGGEARGLRRRTKSLCDGLLGLPMRGHVESLNLSTAAAALLYEAVRQRLVRPEGLA, encoded by the coding sequence ATGAGCGGGCCGGAAGGTCGTGGGCCTTCTCGCGAGTCCGTCGCCCGCTGGCGGCTCGGCTTCCAGCCGGTTCGCGAGGTTCTACGCAGCCACCCGCACGACGTCGTCGAAGTCGTTATCGGGAGGACGCCGGGGGAGCGGCGGCGGACGATCGAGGATCTCTGCGCGAGGCACGGCGTGCCGGTTCGAAGCGTCAGCGGCTCCGACCTGCGGTCACGGCTCGGGGCCGTGGGGGTCGACCAGGCGGCGGCGCGCGGCTTCGCGGCCTGCCTGGCGCCCCGGAAGCGAGGTGGAACGCCGCTCGCTCCGGCCGACCCGGAACTCCTGGTGCTGGTCGAGGACGTTCAGGATCCGCGGAACCTGGGCGCCCTGCTACGGGTGTGCGAGGGTGCCGGCGTCGGTCGCGTCCTGATCCGCGATCGCGGTTCGGCGCCGCTCTCGGCGGCAGTGGCCGGTACCGCGGCGGGCGCGGTCGATTGGCTGGATGTCGAGCGGATCGTGAACAGCGCCCGGGAGATCGAGCGGCTCAAGCGGGACGGCTTCTGGGTGTATGGCGCCGATGCCGGCGGCGTCTCTCCGTGGACCGTCGACCTGAGCGGCCCGATCGTGCTCTGCATCGGCGGCGAAGCCCGCGGTTTGCGCCGCCGGACGAAGAGTCTCTGCGATGGCCTTCTCGGCCTGCCGATGCGGGGCCATGTAGAGTCCCTGAACCTCTCCACGGCCGCGGCGGCGCTGCTCTACGAGGCGGTGCGCCAGCGTCTTGTCAGGCCGGAGGGCCTGGCGTAG
- a CDS encoding PKD domain-containing protein, with product MPTGSLPGRFVAFASLLAVASPIAAQSGLAGPQSSIHVYQHDDNDFERYIYLRDPETGRLPYQTEFAQRFRLPRGGTVRYVEVCVQKPRDALPEDDLLVYIVRIYSDGGNVPGETVLNDVAQFSWMTHVPAGYRVCHKVPVGVGPSSPSGFKVNAGPVWVGLAWGDDPAVEQNLQELAVDEDNSGGRRAFRVIHDEGGDWEAWQADTDSGAYAIRVAVEHSDPEPEPDPDPPPLQAGFEVDGAACDAELCRVVTGEAVRLVDTSTGTVRSRTWEFGDGTTSRLPTVEQSWSTPGFFEVTLSVSNATAVSTASRKFLVEAAEPRGTCAADAETRCLHDSRYAVTVEWRKSDGETGAGRVVHEGTNDSGLFSFFSRENWEVLIKVLDGCAVNGHVWVYGASTTDLGYVLRVTDTVTGRVREYRNNPGLPAPGITDTTAFEDSCKAM from the coding sequence ATGCCAACTGGAAGTCTCCCGGGCAGGTTCGTCGCCTTCGCTTCGCTTCTTGCCGTCGCGTCGCCGATCGCTGCCCAGTCGGGCCTTGCTGGACCTCAATCCTCCATCCATGTGTACCAGCACGACGACAATGACTTCGAGCGCTACATCTACCTTCGCGACCCTGAAACGGGCCGCTTGCCCTACCAGACGGAGTTCGCCCAGCGGTTCCGGTTGCCGCGAGGAGGGACGGTCCGGTACGTCGAGGTGTGCGTCCAGAAGCCGCGGGACGCGCTGCCCGAGGACGACTTGCTGGTCTACATCGTGAGGATCTACTCGGACGGCGGGAACGTGCCCGGCGAAACCGTCCTAAACGACGTCGCTCAGTTCAGTTGGATGACTCACGTTCCGGCTGGCTACCGCGTCTGTCACAAAGTGCCGGTTGGCGTGGGGCCATCCTCTCCAAGTGGCTTCAAAGTGAACGCCGGCCCGGTGTGGGTCGGCCTTGCGTGGGGGGACGATCCGGCCGTTGAACAGAACCTTCAGGAACTCGCGGTTGACGAGGACAACTCCGGTGGACGGCGTGCGTTTCGCGTAATCCACGACGAAGGAGGTGATTGGGAAGCTTGGCAAGCCGACACGGATTCAGGGGCTTACGCCATTCGCGTGGCGGTCGAACACTCCGACCCCGAGCCAGAGCCCGACCCCGATCCACCGCCGCTCCAGGCCGGATTCGAAGTGGACGGCGCGGCGTGCGACGCCGAACTGTGCCGGGTCGTGACCGGTGAGGCCGTGCGCCTGGTGGACACGAGTACCGGAACGGTGCGTTCGAGGACCTGGGAGTTCGGTGACGGAACCACGTCGCGGTTGCCGACGGTAGAGCAGTCCTGGTCGACGCCGGGCTTCTTCGAGGTGACGCTGTCGGTGAGCAACGCGACGGCGGTGTCGACGGCGTCCCGGAAGTTCCTGGTGGAGGCTGCGGAGCCGCGGGGTACATGCGCGGCGGACGCGGAGACGCGGTGTTTACACGATTCGCGGTACGCGGTGACCGTGGAGTGGCGGAAGTCGGATGGCGAGACGGGTGCGGGCCGCGTGGTGCACGAGGGAACAAACGACTCGGGTCTGTTCTCGTTCTTCAGCCGGGAGAACTGGGAAGTGCTGATCAAGGTGCTCGACGGCTGCGCGGTGAACGGCCATGTGTGGGTGTACGGCGCCTCGACGACCGACCTCGGCTATGTGCTCCGGGTCACCGACACGGTGACCGGAAGGGTCAGGGAGTACCGGAACAATCCGGGGCTGCCGGCTCCCGGGATCACCGACACGACGGCGTTCGAGGACAGTTGCAAAGCCATGTGA
- a CDS encoding RidA family protein — protein MKRQPLPLAFFLGLLLLATGIAEAQDLKTEFLGTQQGFSHIAKTTANGVTTIRISGQVGLADGADAPAATLAEQAEIAFTNVVKRVEQAGASAEDIVKTTVFIKDIDPEKVQTVGRAQAKVLQLDPPRAATWVGVTGLVFPSLLIEVEATAVVAAE, from the coding sequence ATGAAGAGACAACCGCTCCCTCTCGCCTTCTTTCTCGGTCTGCTCCTGCTCGCTACGGGTATTGCGGAGGCACAAGACTTGAAGACTGAGTTCCTGGGCACCCAGCAGGGCTTCTCCCACATCGCCAAGACGACCGCCAACGGCGTCACCACGATCCGCATCTCCGGCCAGGTCGGTTTGGCCGACGGAGCGGACGCGCCCGCAGCCACCCTCGCCGAGCAGGCCGAGATTGCCTTCACCAACGTCGTCAAGCGCGTCGAACAGGCCGGCGCGAGCGCCGAGGACATCGTCAAGACGACTGTCTTCATCAAGGACATCGACCCGGAGAAGGTCCAGACCGTCGGCCGCGCCCAGGCCAAGGTGCTGCAACTCGATCCACCGCGAGCGGCTACCTGGGTCGGAGTGACGGGGCTGGTGTTCCCGTCGCTACTGATCGAGGTGGAGGCGACGGCGGTGGTGGCTGCGGAGTAG
- a CDS encoding ThuA domain-containing protein, with the protein MKCGRSVLGLMALSASVIMFLPAPGRGSEAHWVTYPGGDGPGAGLKVVLIAGDEEYRSEEAMPMLGKLLSVRHGFECTVLFSIDAETGAIDPEEQTNIPGLEALSDADLMVIATRFRELPDEQMKHLVDYVESGRPIVGLRTATHAFSYQRNLDSPYAHWSFRSESWPGGFGQQVLGDTWINHHGRHGQESTRGVVAQGAADHPILRGVDDVWGPTDVYGLRNLGDDANVLLLGAVLAGMSPDDPPVEGEKNDPMVPIAWTRSYTGAGGKAARVFTTTMGASTDFESEGLRRLLVNAVYWGLGMEERIPERSDARVVGAYEPTEFGFGSHAVGVMPSVHALP; encoded by the coding sequence ATGAAGTGTGGTCGTTCGGTCCTTGGCCTGATGGCGTTGTCCGCCTCGGTGATCATGTTTCTGCCTGCTCCCGGACGCGGCAGTGAGGCCCACTGGGTGACGTACCCGGGCGGCGACGGTCCAGGCGCCGGCCTCAAGGTCGTCCTGATCGCCGGCGACGAGGAGTACCGCTCCGAGGAAGCGATGCCGATGCTGGGCAAGCTGCTGTCGGTTCGGCATGGGTTCGAGTGCACGGTCCTGTTCTCGATCGACGCGGAAACCGGAGCGATCGATCCGGAGGAGCAGACGAACATCCCGGGTCTCGAAGCGCTCAGCGACGCCGACCTGATGGTGATCGCCACGCGGTTTCGCGAGCTGCCCGACGAGCAGATGAAGCACCTCGTCGACTACGTCGAATCGGGGCGTCCGATCGTGGGCTTGCGGACGGCTACCCACGCCTTCTCGTACCAGCGGAACCTGGACAGCCCCTACGCGCACTGGAGCTTCCGCAGCGAGTCCTGGCCTGGCGGTTTTGGCCAGCAGGTGCTCGGCGACACGTGGATCAACCACCACGGTCGTCACGGCCAGGAAAGTACGCGCGGCGTGGTCGCTCAGGGCGCGGCTGACCATCCGATCCTGCGCGGCGTCGACGACGTCTGGGGACCGACCGACGTCTACGGGCTCAGGAACCTGGGCGACGATGCGAACGTCCTGCTGCTCGGGGCCGTACTCGCCGGCATGTCGCCCGACGATCCGCCGGTCGAGGGGGAGAAGAACGACCCGATGGTCCCGATTGCGTGGACCCGGTCCTACACCGGCGCCGGCGGCAAGGCGGCGCGCGTCTTCACGACGACGATGGGCGCTTCTACGGACTTCGAGAGCGAAGGACTCCGACGCTTGCTCGTGAACGCCGTGTACTGGGGGCTCGGCATGGAGGAGCGGATCCCGGAGCGCAGCGATGCCCGGGTCGTCGGCGCGTACGAGCCGACCGAGTTCGGCTTCGGCAGCCACGCCGTGGGCGTCATGCCGTCGGTCCACGCGCTGCCGTAG